From the Candidatus Cloacimonadota bacterium genome, one window contains:
- the tsaB gene encoding tRNA (adenosine(37)-N6)-threonylcarbamoyltransferase complex dimerization subunit type 1 TsaB, with protein MKLALDCSQSSGSIALSDKERILYSAFFDIRITHSETLMPVLDAAMKLCGYQPQDIEEIYVCLGPGSFTGLRIGLSTAKGIAFAHNLRVLAFSSLELTALPCVISGKNILSLIDAKMKEVYLAGFDERLQPTIPPCVISPGDIVNYKIQDYILTGSGTGAVASVLQSANIEAFIAPVYLHHPKAELLFELEQYTHPKIYQGKDLADLEPLYIRDSTAQIKHKAKS; from the coding sequence TTGAAACTAGCATTAGACTGCTCTCAGAGCTCCGGATCCATCGCCCTCAGCGATAAGGAACGCATTTTATATAGCGCTTTCTTTGATATCCGCATCACTCACAGCGAGACCCTGATGCCCGTATTGGATGCTGCGATGAAATTGTGCGGTTACCAGCCTCAAGACATCGAGGAGATATATGTCTGTCTTGGTCCGGGATCATTTACCGGACTGCGTATAGGCCTTTCCACAGCAAAAGGTATTGCTTTTGCCCACAATCTCCGGGTACTCGCTTTCAGCTCTTTGGAATTAACCGCTCTGCCTTGCGTTATCAGCGGAAAGAATATACTGAGCCTGATCGATGCCAAAATGAAAGAAGTATACTTGGCGGGATTCGATGAACGGTTGCAGCCCACCATTCCCCCCTGTGTGATCTCACCGGGGGATATTGTCAATTATAAGATCCAGGATTATATCCTCACCGGCAGCGGAACTGGAGCGGTGGCCTCAGTCCTTCAATCTGCAAACATCGAAGCCTTCATTGCCCCGGTCTATCTCCATCATCCCAAAGCGGAACTACTCTTTGAACTGGAGCAGTACACCCACCCAAAGATATATCAAGGCAAAGACTTAGCTGATCTGGAACCACTATACATCCGTGATAGCACTGCCCAGATCAAGCATAAGGCAAAAAGTTAG
- a CDS encoding ferritin family protein, whose amino-acid sequence MTIPEFNEILDFAVEREQAAVSFYRKLQQQSKFADQKEMLKELEQMEMGHIVVIESIRKKGVKAEDIQKTRNLKISEYLVKEPDEKELSYQSILIQAMKREESSFKLYSEMSLKFTDEEISTLFRRLASDEAKHKLHFEILYDEFISKGN is encoded by the coding sequence ATGACAATCCCTGAATTCAATGAAATCTTGGATTTTGCCGTTGAACGCGAGCAAGCAGCAGTATCATTCTATAGAAAACTGCAACAACAAAGCAAATTTGCCGATCAAAAGGAGATGCTCAAGGAACTGGAACAGATGGAGATGGGGCATATAGTGGTTATTGAGAGCATTCGTAAAAAGGGCGTGAAAGCCGAAGATATCCAAAAAACCAGAAACCTGAAGATCAGCGAATACTTAGTAAAAGAACCGGATGAAAAGGAACTGAGCTACCAAAGCATCCTCATCCAAGCTATGAAGCGCGAAGAAAGCTCTTTCAAGCTATACTCCGAGATGAGCCTGAAGTTCACCGATGAGGAAATATCCACTCTCTTTCGCAGATTGGCCTCCGATGAAGCCAAACACAAGCTGCATTTTGAAATACTATACGACGAGTTTATCAGCAAGGGAAATTGA
- a CDS encoding rubredoxin, whose amino-acid sequence MQKYQCIACGWIYDPAENDNIPFEQLPEDFVCPECGVSKDMFEPLD is encoded by the coding sequence ATGCAAAAGTATCAATGCATCGCCTGTGGCTGGATTTACGATCCCGCTGAGAACGACAACATACCGTTTGAACAACTTCCTGAAGATTTTGTTTGCCCAGAATGCGGTGTCAGTAAAGACATGTTCGAACCACTTGATTAA
- a CDS encoding rubrerythrin family protein: MSFKDSRTAENLMKSFAGECQARMRYEYSAKTAKKEGFEQISNIFVETALNEKEHAKVFFRHLLKNGIEGEMINITASYPVGWSETEEGTIKNLDYAAKGENEEWTELYPMFADIAEEEGYKDIALSWRMVSKVEKEHEKRFRILYNNVKNLKVFKKDDKVFWKCLNCGYIHEGDTAPKVCPVCNHPQAYFELHIETY; the protein is encoded by the coding sequence ATGTCCTTTAAAGATAGCAGAACTGCAGAAAACCTAATGAAATCATTTGCTGGAGAGTGTCAAGCCAGAATGCGCTATGAGTACTCTGCCAAGACTGCAAAGAAAGAAGGCTTTGAACAAATTTCCAATATCTTTGTGGAAACAGCTTTAAACGAAAAAGAACATGCCAAAGTATTCTTCCGCCACTTGTTAAAAAACGGCATTGAAGGCGAGATGATCAACATCACCGCCTCATATCCCGTGGGCTGGAGCGAGACCGAAGAAGGCACGATCAAGAATCTGGATTATGCCGCCAAGGGTGAAAACGAAGAATGGACCGAGCTCTATCCCATGTTTGCAGACATCGCCGAGGAAGAAGGCTACAAAGATATCGCCCTATCTTGGAGGATGGTATCTAAAGTTGAGAAAGAACACGAGAAGCGCTTCCGAATACTCTATAATAACGTGAAAAACCTGAAAGTGTTCAAGAAGGACGATAAAGTATTTTGGAAATGTCTAAATTGCGGTTATATTCATGAAGGGGATACAGCTCCCAAGGTGTGTCCCGTGTGTAATCACCCGCAAGCATATTTTGAACTACATATAGAGACATACTAA
- a CDS encoding desulfoferrodoxin — MITLRQVWHCPICGNTVEAVYGGQGELVCCGEPMKLLKENAVDAAKEKHVPVVSDLGNSIRVEVGSVPHPMEEKHYIVFVEVLTKKKVYRHEFKPGEAPVAEFPVKKAEVESVREYCNLHGLWKA, encoded by the coding sequence ATGATTACATTACGTCAAGTATGGCATTGCCCAATATGTGGAAATACAGTAGAAGCTGTATATGGTGGTCAAGGTGAATTGGTATGTTGTGGCGAGCCGATGAAGCTATTAAAAGAGAATGCTGTGGACGCAGCCAAAGAAAAGCACGTTCCTGTCGTAAGCGACTTGGGTAACTCCATCAGGGTCGAGGTAGGTTCTGTACCTCATCCGATGGAAGAGAAGCACTATATTGTTTTTGTGGAAGTACTTACAAAGAAGAAAGTATATCGTCACGAGTTCAAACCCGGAGAAGCTCCCGTAGCGGAGTTTCCGGTTAAGAAAGCCGAAGTGGAATCAGTACGAGAGTATTGCAATCTGCATGGCTTGTGGAAAGCATAA
- a CDS encoding N-formylglutamate amidohydrolase, with protein sequence MIQCKYNLGDSKKPVLALAIHNGHRIPEAMKPYTSISASDRFREEDPHTGLFAALFENHLIVETSRFAVDLNRGLEKCVYLKPEDAWGLETRIGTMPDPLYKDLLGSYTDWYNTLIYQVNRLLNIHPFLFVLDIHSFNHRRGGADAEPDPQIDNPDIILGRSNMPQKLYPLVEDLRERLKGKDFLDSQLDVRCDVKFPGGQLPRFLHERYPDRVLCIAVEFKKIFMDEWTGKLDPVAMHDLQEIFVSVAQGWIRDQYSKIT encoded by the coding sequence ATGATTCAGTGTAAATACAATCTTGGAGACAGCAAAAAGCCAGTTCTGGCACTTGCAATTCACAATGGACATCGGATTCCTGAGGCCATGAAACCTTATACAAGCATAAGCGCTTCAGACCGCTTTCGTGAAGAGGACCCTCATACCGGGCTTTTCGCTGCCTTATTTGAAAACCACTTGATAGTGGAAACCAGCCGTTTTGCCGTGGATCTGAACCGGGGACTGGAGAAATGCGTATATCTGAAGCCAGAAGATGCCTGGGGCTTGGAAACCAGAATTGGAACGATGCCTGATCCTTTGTACAAAGACTTGCTCGGTTCTTATACTGATTGGTACAACACTCTCATCTATCAGGTGAACAGATTGTTGAACATCCACCCCTTTCTATTTGTGCTGGATATTCACAGCTTCAACCACCGCCGTGGTGGAGCAGATGCAGAACCAGATCCCCAGATTGATAATCCTGATATCATCCTGGGGCGCAGCAATATGCCCCAAAAGCTCTACCCCTTGGTGGAAGATTTACGAGAGAGGTTGAAGGGGAAAGACTTCTTGGATTCTCAACTGGATGTCCGCTGTGATGTGAAATTCCCCGGTGGACAATTGCCCCGCTTTCTCCATGAACGTTATCCCGATCGAGTACTCTGCATCGCCGTGGAGTTTAAAAAGATATTTATGGACGAATGGACAGGGAAGCTAGATCCCGTCGCCATGCATGACTTACAAGAAATCTTTGTATCAGTAGCCCAAGGGTGGATCCGGGATCAATATTCCAAAATCACCTAA
- a CDS encoding glycine--tRNA ligase subunit alpha: MEFQRIIQCLQEFWAGKGCNLIQPYDIEMGAGTFHPATFFGALGNKDTAIAYPQACRRPKDGRYGDNPNRFQHYYQFQVIIKPCPDDIQNQYLKSLQAIGIELEKHDIRFVEDDWESPTLGAWGLGWEVWLDGMEISQFTYFQQVGSVDVFPVPVELTYGLERLAMYIQDVSDYRELDYSAKSKYADLYYHKELEYSAYNFEYADTALLFDLFTKYETECQRLIQGGLVYPAYDMLLKSSHTFNLLDARGVISVTERAAYIGRIRNLAKICATTYMAKYCKEEK, translated from the coding sequence ATGGAATTTCAACGTATAATCCAATGCCTTCAAGAATTTTGGGCGGGAAAGGGCTGCAACTTGATTCAGCCATACGACATCGAAATGGGTGCCGGAACCTTTCATCCGGCCACTTTCTTTGGCGCTTTAGGAAATAAAGACACCGCCATCGCCTATCCCCAAGCCTGCCGCAGACCCAAAGACGGACGTTATGGGGACAATCCTAATCGCTTTCAGCATTATTACCAGTTTCAGGTGATCATCAAGCCCTGCCCGGACGACATCCAGAATCAGTATCTGAAGAGTCTTCAAGCTATTGGTATCGAATTGGAGAAACATGATATTCGCTTTGTGGAAGACGATTGGGAGTCTCCTACCCTGGGCGCCTGGGGCTTGGGTTGGGAAGTATGGTTGGATGGCATGGAGATATCACAATTCACATATTTTCAACAAGTCGGCAGTGTGGATGTATTCCCAGTTCCGGTGGAGCTGACATATGGTTTGGAGCGCTTGGCGATGTATATTCAAGATGTCTCAGATTATCGAGAGTTGGATTACAGTGCCAAAAGCAAATATGCGGACTTATATTATCACAAAGAACTGGAATACTCTGCCTACAACTTTGAGTATGCGGACACCGCTCTCCTTTTTGATTTGTTTACAAAATACGAAACCGAGTGCCAGAGACTAATCCAGGGGGGGTTGGTATATCCCGCCTACGATATGCTTCTGAAGAGCTCTCACACCTTCAACCTGCTGGATGCCAGAGGCGTGATCAGCGTTACTGAGCGTGCTGCCTACATCGGCAGAATCCGCAATCTGGCAAAGATATGTGCCACCACCTACATGGCAAAGTATTGTAAGGAGGAAAAATGA
- a CDS encoding MerR family transcriptional regulator codes for MTKHYYSIGEVSNLLDVKPHVLRYWEVEIPAIRPKKSGHKRRYNLQQIETLKKIKDMLYNQHYTIEGAKQKLRLDKELRQELREEAVAKQRLKVDAALPAIAKELMDLKNGLIQLKKECRKLAGK; via the coding sequence ATGACCAAGCATTATTACAGTATTGGCGAAGTAAGCAATCTGTTGGATGTCAAACCTCATGTTTTACGCTATTGGGAAGTAGAGATTCCCGCCATCCGCCCCAAAAAGAGCGGACACAAACGCCGTTACAATCTGCAGCAAATTGAAACCCTGAAGAAGATCAAGGACATGCTATACAACCAACACTATACTATTGAGGGAGCCAAGCAGAAGCTGAGATTGGATAAAGAACTGCGGCAAGAGCTACGCGAAGAAGCGGTGGCCAAGCAGAGACTAAAAGTGGATGCGGCCTTGCCGGCAATTGCAAAAGAACTGATGGACTTAAAGAACGGTCTCATTCAACTGAAGAAAGAATGTAGAAAATTAGCAGGAAAATAA
- the lnt gene encoding apolipoprotein N-acyltransferase: MLRFFKTFYLPLIAGILLSLSRVPLYLGWLVFVAFVPLLYYFKQGKHTLKQNLISAMLFCLVQILVVFNWIGLVTLLGLVGIWLIFSVYYLITFLVIEQVWRKSQALAYPIFVTAIISFEYLQNFGEMRFPWWNIGYSLADYTTLLQALDLGGLSLLALLVLSINYLVYQLTLGKRRAIFPIVVCCIAWYAYGQYRLLTLPLEKQSQRISVMQPSIEQDEKWDIEKYREIIEVYRELSAQASKNGTQLHIYPEAAIPDYLMYSEQAHTDLTSIIDANQMSIFTGFPHVEQAPPEHPQSHYYYNAAALFHPYRHEPKLFYKNILVPVGERMLWLDHFPFLWKLQFGQANWEFGTTIPRYEYDGMEFTPSICYELAFPHFMQRANFNSRKADFHVNITNDAWFGTSYGPWLHGMMSKFRAIESRIQIYRSANTGISMIVNPKGEIISSASLFERTNINAELYTCADTPLYHRIYPYPWIFVCLTAVLTIYSFIIPRRGL; encoded by the coding sequence ATGCTGAGGTTCTTTAAAACCTTCTACTTGCCCCTGATTGCAGGGATTCTGTTAAGCCTGTCCCGGGTTCCATTGTACTTGGGCTGGCTTGTGTTCGTGGCGTTTGTGCCACTGTTGTATTACTTTAAGCAAGGCAAGCATACATTAAAACAAAACCTGATCTCCGCTATGTTGTTCTGTTTGGTGCAGATTTTGGTGGTTTTCAACTGGATTGGTTTGGTTACTCTGCTCGGATTGGTGGGAATATGGCTGATCTTTTCAGTGTATTATCTAATCACTTTTTTGGTTATCGAACAGGTGTGGCGCAAATCCCAGGCACTTGCCTACCCGATCTTTGTAACCGCCATCATCAGCTTTGAGTATCTGCAAAACTTTGGCGAAATGCGCTTCCCATGGTGGAACATAGGCTACTCCCTAGCGGATTACACTACTCTTTTGCAAGCTTTGGATTTGGGTGGATTGAGCCTGCTAGCTCTGTTAGTGCTTAGCATCAATTATTTAGTTTATCAGCTTACTCTGGGCAAACGCAGAGCAATCTTTCCCATAGTCGTGTGCTGTATAGCCTGGTATGCGTACGGCCAATACCGCCTGCTCACCTTGCCTCTAGAGAAGCAAAGCCAAAGAATCAGCGTGATGCAGCCATCCATAGAGCAAGATGAGAAATGGGATATCGAGAAATACCGGGAAATTATTGAAGTATATCGGGAACTAAGTGCGCAAGCTTCTAAAAACGGAACTCAACTGCATATCTATCCCGAAGCAGCCATCCCGGACTATCTGATGTATTCAGAGCAAGCCCACACAGATCTGACCAGCATTATAGACGCAAATCAAATGAGCATTTTCACCGGCTTTCCCCATGTGGAACAAGCTCCTCCGGAACATCCTCAATCCCATTACTATTACAATGCTGCCGCTCTTTTTCACCCTTATCGACATGAACCCAAACTGTTCTACAAAAACATCCTGGTTCCGGTGGGTGAAAGAATGCTGTGGTTGGATCATTTCCCCTTTTTGTGGAAGCTGCAGTTTGGTCAGGCAAATTGGGAGTTTGGCACCACCATCCCTCGTTATGAATATGACGGTATGGAGTTCACTCCCTCCATATGTTACGAATTGGCCTTCCCGCATTTTATGCAGCGGGCAAATTTCAACTCCCGTAAAGCAGATTTTCATGTGAACATCACGAACGATGCTTGGTTCGGAACCTCATACGGCCCATGGTTGCATGGCATGATGAGTAAATTTAGGGCAATCGAATCTCGCATACAGATTTATCGTAGTGCCAATACCGGTATTTCCATGATCGTAAATCCAAAGGGAGAGATTATCAGCTCGGCCTCATTGTTTGAACGTACCAACATTAACGCGGAGCTCTACACATGTGCCGATACGCCCTTATATCATAGAATCTATCCTTACCCCTGGATATTTGTGTGCCTTACGGCAGTCCTTACCATCTATAGCTTCATTATTCCAAGGAGAGGCCTATGA